The Glycine max cultivar Williams 82 chromosome 17, Glycine_max_v4.0, whole genome shotgun sequence genome contains the following window.
TAGGTATGCAAATTGGTAACCCAACACCAAAATCAAAGTTAGATTCGATAAACAGGTATTGAACTGATTATCTAAACCAAACTTCTAAGAGAAGAAAGTCGGTTGGCTAAATTGGGTATGGCTAACATTCATCTACATAGTATAATAAATCATTTAcaaaataagtatattttattatgaaatttaatataattattcatttttgaaAACGTATGCATAACTTTAAACTAGTTAGGAGTatatagagattaaaataagaccagaaaacaataaatatttggtGTTTCGTAGTCAAGAATGGTAGATTTTTGTTAATACGATATCACGTTGTGTTGCTGTTGTGCtatacttaaaatatttatttattaattgatgGGGGTAATAATTGATACTTGcaagtttaattttataaaataaaaaagtgttctTCTAGAGGCTGTGTCCACTTCTGTATGCTGAGCGCTGCTGAATGTGAGTGAAAAGTGGTAACCCATGCGGAAGCATCAATGATATATAAACTTGCTCCAATTCTGATTGGAAGCAACAAAGGTTGGCATTTGTAACTTCAAGAACTGTGTCTCCCTCTCCCATTTGCCTTTACTTAGCAATAAGGCAATTCCACCAATACCAAATCGGGAACGTTGTTGAAAGTTGAATGAATGAGTCATCTTTTGCTACCATTGACTAGTTTTGTTTTTGCCTAGAGTAGGAGAAATAGTTGTGTAGTACTTAGATTCTCTTTGTACAAATcgagtaaattaaaaaatatagatcaTCAACACATTATTGTGTAGTAACATAGATATTTATgttattaacaataaaataatggtaacattttttacatgaaGAATGGACAAAAATGCAAAAGCACAAGTCAGTCCAATGAGCCTTTTGCTCATAATTAATATTGCCAGTAAGACAGTGTCAGTGTTCTGTTTGAAGTCGAATCTTCAAACCCGCGTATATAGCTAGCTAGCTTTTCTTGAATTTCTGAGCACTTATTCGTCTCTTCTCAAtctcaatacaaaaaaaaattcaggaggGACAAACTCAACACATTAATTTACTAGCCAGTGTTCTCACCTTAATTATTGACCTGACTGTGTTAGAAAATTATTGGATTGCTCGGGATatcattatacattatttatggTTTCAGATGATATTAACAAGACAcatgattaaattttaatttataaaagtaaatatgaTTACTTATCTTGTGAAAATGGATTGAAACCATGGAgatgtataataattttgaattttacaatatttttttatgcatgtcAATATATGTTAGAGagtattaaacaaaaattaactaaTCCAACAAATATAACTCAATTGAAAATGCACACTTATTTTATGGAAGAGAACttgaatatattaataaaaattacaaaaatcaaatcaaatcaaaccgtaaaaagtttgatttgatttgaatttaaaattaaaataaaaccaaatgaAGCTAAACTACATAtagtttttatgtttagttgagaataactttttagttaaaaatcaaacaaaaccacGTCACAAACACTCCTTTATTATaccatatttaaataattaaaattaaaaaaaaatgcataactttttttaaaataatgtaaaaatgattttttatttcattcatcaTTATACTTCTAgtttacttaaatttaaaattctcgTTTTTACAATTGAAAGTATTCTAACTtacacacatacacatataaATGTATCATTAAGATTAACTcatcacaatttatttttttaattatcatgttattgatatcaaatatttatcaattttatttataattaatttgtgttGGTTGATTACCTTTAATTGATctccttttttaattatatttttcttcatttaaaatACTTGAATCGGCCAAATACCTGGTTAAAAAGATTCAAGTCTAATTTTACTTACACCACACTATGTTAATTCATCGcacttctatatatatatatatatatatatatatatatatgaatgttgTTAATTACTTTTATATGTGTAAAATGATAGAGAAAGGCAATACATATTGATAGATTCTCTTGCTTTGAAGCAATTCAATTATGGTCACTTTACTGCTGCTGACATTTCCGCATGCATACAGCTAGCCACACACATGCAAAAGCTGTGTCTCTCAATCTTTGTATGGAAGAAAGTCCCAAGCAAAAAGGGCCCAACAAACATGATGATGACGATCGAGACCACTTGAGAATTGAGATCAATGATAAGCATCCCCTATCAATAATAATGACTCAtatctttctatatatatacacactagccgaaataataaataactaatatgaagttaattaaataaatggaaCAATTTTAGACGTGTGGTGGAGGAATGGCTGGGTCCAAATGAGAGGTGGGGAATCCTGCAACCTGCAAAGTGAAGTTTAGATCACGCGGATAAGAGTTTGTTGTTAGACTTCAATTCTCACATGATTTGTGAATCTCCCAACTTACCCTTTTCAACGATTGCGACTACTCCTCTTATCCAATCTTACCCTCTAAACCACAATCACATTCCTTTTTATATGCTCCACAATTTATATAGTCTACTACAGATTTAATTCTGCTGTGTACTTCTATAGGTAAACAAGTTATATTAAATATCAAAACATGAATTATTAAAGTAAACAAAGTTATCCTTGGTTTTGACATATCCGATTATAAATATCTCACTTTTACGAAAAGAAATGGGATTAAGAATGGAAAGGCAAAGGTCAACATGACGCACAATTTGTTATAAACCTGTCCTTACATATGAATACTAGATGCccataagagaaataaaataaaataagaaacaaacctCAAAAGCACCACCGAATCAGCTTCAAATCaccataatacaaaaaaaagatttaaaaaaaaacttagtgcTAGAGTCTTGAAGCCAACACCTTTCCTCATATAGCTAAAGTTGAGGTCCAATCTATTCAAATTATATCCCTTACTTAAGAAGtaagaatattatttatttatttttgtataataaatatatatatatatatatatatatatatatatatatatatatatatatacttttcattaaaaatcTCATATTCAGACTACAAACAACAAATACAATAATGCACTTTTGCatcgattattttttttcttttctttttccttcataTTTCTCTCTTTGTTCTCAAGCAATATGTGTGCactgtggaaaaaaaaaatactttgcaAATTAATTAACGTGATCCTGACTCCGGAGCAATGACGTAGCAAGTGATCTTTTGGTGTCATATAAAACTGAACTGTCCAGGGCATATccgtccaaaaaaaaaaaaggcaacccCATACATAAATAAGCTTATTCATCGATCGTCATGTGTTGTTTTTTCCTATGATTATTTTGTCTACTACCCCCATCACCATTTATATATCAACATCATAATTGATATGGTAACCTAAACCCTCCTTATTCATTTCACAACCCTCTCTTCCCTCTACCATCTTCAATTCTTGTTTCTTTTGCATGATAACTTTGCCTCATCACTCAACCCAAAAATCATCAAATCATCAAATCATAAGTTCGTAACACCCCAAAATTACATGGCCTCGGAAACCCACCATCATGTGCAAGGCCTAACACCCGAGGAACTAACCCAACTTGAacctatcataaaaaaataccatCTATTCGAAGCATCTTCCAACAAATGTTTTTCCATAATAACACACCGGATTGAAGCACCCGCGAGCAGCGTGTGGCCCTTGGTCCGGAACTTCGACAACCCTCAGAAGTACAAACACTTCATCAAAGGGTGCAACATGAAAGGGGATGGCAGCGTTGGAAGTATTAGGGAAGTAACTGTGGTCTCGGGCCTCCCGGCCTCAACCAGTACCGAGAGGCTCGAGATTTTGGACGATGACAAACACGTCCTAAGTTTTAGGGTCGTTGGCGGCGAACACCGACTCCAAAACTATCGTTCAGTCACATCCGTGAACGAATTTCACAAAGAGGGTAAGGTTTATACTATTGTTTTGGAATCTTACATCGTAGATATACCTGAAGGGAATACGGAGGAAGATACCAAGATGTTTGTTGACACCGTGGTGAAACTCAATCTTCAAAAACTTGGGGTCGTGGCCATGGCTTCATCAATGAATGGACGATAACAACAACAGTGAATGGAGAAATTCTATGGTACCATCATGAAATTCAAGGATTTTGGTATTGTTATTGagaaattctctctctctctctctctctctctttctttaacATGTTCAAACTCATTCAATTACTGgcgcaaaaaatatatatatgtacgaAATTCTTAGATTTCTTTTGGTATCATAGCAATTTCTCTATTGATCATGAATGTTTAGGAACTGGGGTAGCTAGGTTAATtaatgtgtttgttttcatgtttgtacGAATTCTAATGTACCAAAATGGAGAAACAAACACGCACTTGGAATCTATTTGTCCATTGATGATTAGTAATATTGCATGGTATCTTGGAATATATTTTTCTCCTTGTTTCTTATTCCTTTCTTGATATTCTTTACtatataagaatatatatagtttatttatttttgttattagagCTTTTGATTAGACAGttggtttttattttgtatatgttGGACTAATTAGTTCATAAGTTCAATACAccaataatgatgatgataagtTCGTGAGGTTTACTTCGGTTTTATAGTATCGTCGTTGGCACGGTTGCAATTTTAAATGCAGTTGATTAGATGTGTGGTGGTTATGTTATACCCTTTAATGTTAATTTAGTCAATTGGATatatggaaaagaaaaatggtTGGAATCTAACAAGGATTGCATTGGATTTCAAGCTTTCTTAACGTGGAATGGGTCTTAAAATATTTGGATTTGGCCTTCTTGTTAAGCAATTGACTGAGTCTGACACgaagaagaagggaaaaaaaatgctaCTGATGAAGTTCCCATGCATATACTTTTTTCTGTTCGTAAGTTCCCTTGTATATAAAAGTCGAGAAATTTGACGTCAATTAGtataattgtaaaatttgacTTGCGATCTGCTTGTGCATGTTATTTGAATGGGCTTCTAGCCTGTGGGTTCGACTGGGCTTTGCGTGCTCctttaaaataagaattaaaaaaaaaaactcaattgtataaagttaaaaaatatatatatttggtgtAAAGGTTCAAAGTCATCAGTCaaatttttaagtgaaaattaGTCATCATTAAATCTGATAAACACTTTATACTGATGACATAATCACTAaagagggaaaagaaaaaaaacttatagcTCAAGTGGCATTAGATTCCACGAATAattctaatgtttttttgtattatCTTAGCATTGATTAATattcaagagaaaaagaagaaaaaaaaaaataggtggaTGGTAGTTGAGTTAAACGCCTTTTTGTGCTGCTTAATGTCAAACACCTAATTCAACGGCAAGCACAACTAAGAGAGAAGATCTCGTGATCACTTGTGACCAACCTTCAAGATCATGTGACTACGAAACATGAGTATGAAAGCTTCTCTTTCccctaattttgtttattttttgcaactagattattattttgcttttaaagCACaagcaagataaaagtcaattGAAAATGGCTCGGCATTTTTTCCTATACAGAACAAAATACAACTTCAAACCTTATTTTCCACTTTGAGCCTTGGCATAACTAACTAATCTATAACATTAGGTATAGTACAATAAAGTGCGAACAATAAGTTAAGCACATTGACTTTACATAACTCGCTTTCATTACAAGTATATGTATAATAACTTTATTGTAAGTTTTTAATTCAATACGTCGTATTTGAACAAGTTTTTAACAAACCTAGACGAAGCATTGATCATGACATGTTGACATAAGACACAAGCAACGTTAAGGTTGGTAGTCTGAATCGAAAGAGAGTTAGCTAGAAACTCTCTTGAAGATGGGCTTGGGCCGTTCTTAGTACTATTATTCTTGACAGTTACTATTACCCCCCAACTAAATTGCTCTTGATCTCTACCAAATCATGACAAagacaaaaatatcatttccaATTATTGGCATCACCCtttcttcatttcttccttccttttctctttccCTCTCTTCCCTCCTTGCCTCACCCAGCTCTCTCTTGTGCAcggtatttttttatccatgttTATCAACACAAGAAATCACGATTCTATTGTTCAAATTACACAATGAAATtgtgattctattttttttttcgattttgtggCAACCCCACGGAATCATAGTTTCTTTGTGttgcagaatctgtctctgtgATTCTATTGTGCACTTTTTTATCAACCCCCGCTTATTCAACACCTCACAAATGCAACAAAAGTGTGTTTCTATTGTGCATTGTGGGGAAGGAtacttttagaaatttaaaatgttagtaGGGGCCAATAGCAAAGAGGTTAAAGGCCAATAGCAACTCCCTTATTCTTTGGGTCCGGTCATCACTGCATGTCCATGCGTATTTGGGCCTAAAAATAAAACGACGACTAGAAAAGTAAACTTTCTCCGGCCACGTTAATCTTGGTTAAGACTTAATAATAGTGGACTCAACAATGGCTTAATAATATTAAGGTTTTTATCTTGAAAGTttacattttcttaattttggttgatatattttcttttacttatttttagttactataattatttttttcaattttggtttctataaaaaaaaaattatttttagtcccttattttttatttttaattcttataagcttgtgtttataggaattaaaattaaaaaaattataaattagaaactaaaaataggCAAAATCTTGTcagaactaaaatttaaaaaaatataaatttataagaactaaaaataaattatacgaatcaaattaagaaaaagcATATAAAACCACgaacatatttaagtctaatgTTAATGAATGATGATCCAAGGTGCATTAAGAGCGTAATGCACACGTCGCGGACATggctttgtaatttttttttaggaacGAGCACGAGTTATACACATTGGTACATTTGATGTCCCTATGGTAGAATATTGTCTTGTATCATTTAATGAGCCAACCAATAATCGAAGAAAATAACAACAGGATAAATGGAGAAGAAAATGGGACAATACTCGTACTTTTTTAGAGACTCACTTGATTTGATATGTTGACTTAATGTTTCTTGGTTTACATTAGGAATAGCAGTTTTACCTAAACTTGCAAAAATTATTCACCACATCTCATTAGTGCAAGCAGCTAGCACAATGTGCTCACAATTAATGGAATAACCTTTCAtgaaaattgagaagaaaataatttccacagACAACATGGATAAGGACATTGTGTTTTATATATATCGAGTGATAAGGACATTGTTATTGTAGTAACAAACCAACTTTCCTTATATTTTTGCATTACATGATCAAGTGTTTTCAGGAAGaagatatacaaatatttattgaaattatataaagtaatatgaattattttaaaaaaataattatgatgtcACAAAAAGAATATGatactataaaattaatataaattatgatgttacaaaaaaatataaatttataaataaataaaaacttaatcatTTGTAACAACTATTTAGAGTTATTTGATTGAAAATACCTTGACCTCCAAAAACAAAGgactaaaatatcattttgatttattatatatttttattttaattctttaaattttaaaagttttttttatgtgatgttaattttttttgtttcattttctgaCTATTTAAAACTATCTGAAATTGTTTATCTCAAGATTTAATAGGTATTAACAAATTATCTCAGATCTAATTAAATTGCTTAATGCCTATTATATGTTTCAAACAAGCAATTTTTTATGGTTATCAACCTCCAAAAAATATCTGacagaaaatttaataaaataattataaaattaatgtgaCATCATAATTTAATGGGCAAAAGGATAATTTTGAGTccattcacacaaaa
Protein-coding sequences here:
- the LOC100812097 gene encoding abscisic acid receptor PYL2 → MASETHHHVQGLTPEELTQLEPIIKKYHLFEASSNKCFSIITHRIEAPASSVWPLVRNFDNPQKYKHFIKGCNMKGDGSVGSIREVTVVSGLPASTSTERLEILDDDKHVLSFRVVGGEHRLQNYRSVTSVNEFHKEGKVYTIVLESYIVDIPEGNTEEDTKMFVDTVVKLNLQKLGVVAMASSMNGR